One Pochonia chlamydosporia 170 chromosome Unknown PCv3seq00018, whole genome shotgun sequence DNA segment encodes these proteins:
- a CDS encoding protein kinase subdomain-containing protein (similar to Beauveria bassiana ARSEF 2860 XP_008603390.1) translates to MEQEATLNHGGEPNPVDTTGLCLLSLDGGGVRGLSSLYILKSIMDRLNHARKQIKLPPVKPCEVFDLIGGTSTGGLIAIMLGRLEMDVDKCIDAYSELAAAVFGKKLSSFPVNLKGDIKARFDSTKLENAIRKVVEDSGASQQDLFNNGAERGCRTFVCTADRHTKGIIGDRSFADGGLGANNPVDEVEGEASNIWCSETGDLKPLVKCFISIGTGNPGKKPFEDSMIKFLGQTLVQIATETENMEKRFIARWARHFDEKRYFRFNVEQGLQEIGLEEYKKKGPIQAATEGYLTHITQKFRVRDCILNMRLKENKTETYFAAVIHEYIVRTIRRQSVHLFHVPLHLTAVPVIENFVGRRAELDELWQYLQPTNSQLRKVAILHGLGGIGKTQLAIRFARDHKDDFTAIFWLSGKDRGTILQSLSSVFPRLPGQSPHTKAVNDEEVEQRARYVLRWLALEGNSCWLIIFDNIDQYSPTSSAAGNAYDIAEFFPAADHGSILITSRLPKLTELGESFPVIKLDSDDAIKLLLQCSHLSTKNTISRPENDPDTLALANRLDGLPLAIAIAGAFMRKTGASITEYWKYYQESWSELQLESNPERQYPQGNMLQTWMISYCEIQKRDADAAKLLLLFARFDNRDIWYELINGSRYSPNVPIWLQRTISSGLAFKASVKTLIGFSLLETKGQDESYALHPVVQDWCIYLASIDKDVDFRKFDELALISVGYSVPSPSARNYAQLQQRLIPHANYVRHRVWWGDNIAVWEAFLLLGNVYRDQGKLQDAEEMYQRALAGYEAALGSHHPSTLIAVNNLGALYFGQGKLQEAEQMYQRALTGHEQAPGPDHPSTLDTVNNFAILYSDQGKLQEAEQMFQRALAGRERALGLDHPSTLDTVNNLGILCRNQGEMRKAEELFQRALAGYEKALGPDHMFTLKAVNNLGALYSGQGKLQEAEEMYQRALAGYEKALGPDHTSTLLTVDNLGALCSDQGKLQEAEEMYQRALAGYEQALGPDHTSTIDTVNGRWADLEEKDWLELEDSYLELFVNAQGKKVWMDGAMASTNEDFEWEV, encoded by the exons ATGGAGCAAGAAGCTACACTAAATCACGGCGGCGAGCCGAACCCAGTTGACACTACTGGCTTATGCCTACTGTCcctggatggcggcggcgtgCGGGGCCTCTCGTCACTCTACATCCTCAAGAGCATCATGGATCGACTAAACCATGCCCGGAAGCAGATCAAACTCCCTCCAGTGAAGCCGTGCGAAGTGTTTGACCTTATCGGAGGCACAAGCACTGGAGG CCTCATCGCGATCATGCTCGGCCGGCTCGAGATGGATGTCGACAAGTGCATTGACGCGTACAGCGAACTTGCCGCAGCAGtgtttggcaagaagctgAGCTCGTTCCCTGTCAACCTTAAGGGCGATATCAAGGCGCGGTTCGACTCGACGAAGCTGGAGAACGCAATCCGGAAGGTAGTGGAGGACAGCGGGGCATCTCAGCAGGACCTGTTTAATAACGGCGCTGAACGCGGATGCAGAAC CTTCGTTTGCACCGCCGACCGTCACACAAAGGGCATC ATCGGTGACCGCTCGTTTGCCGACGGCGGACTAGGCGCAAACAATCCTGTGGACGAGGTAGAGGGTGAGGCGTCGAACATATGGTGCTCTGAGACGGGAGACCTGAAGCCGCTGGTCAAGTGCTTTATCTCGATTGGAACAGGGAACCCAGGCAAGAAACCATTCGAAGATAGTATGATTAAGTTCCTCGGGCAGACATTGGTGCAGATTGCCACTGAGACGGAAAACATGGAGAAAAGATTCATAGCAAGATGGGCCCGGCATTTCGATGAGAAGCGGTACTTCAGGTTTAATGTCGAGCAGGGGCTGCAGGAAATTGGGCTTGAGGagtacaagaagaaggggcCGATACAAGCAGCGACGGAGGGCTACCTCACGCATATAACACAGAAGTTCCGAGTAAGGGACTGCATTCTGAATATGAGACTCAAAGAGA ACAAGACTGAGACTTACTTTGCCGCTGTTATACAT GAATATATCGTCCGCACCATTCGACGGCAGTCAG TTCACCTCTTTCACGTACCGTTACATCTTACCGCTGTGCCAGTGATTGAAAATTTCGTGGGACGGCGAGCCGAACTAGACGAGCTATGGCAGTATTTACAGCCGACGAATTCCCAGTTGCGAAAAGTTGCGATTCTTCATGGGCTTGGGGGGATAGGAAAGACCCAGCTAGCGATTCGCTTCGCACGAGACCACAAAGACGATTTTACAGCCATCTTCTGGCTGAGTGGCAAGGATCGAGGCACAATCTTGCAATCTTTGAGCTCTGTCTTTCCCCGATTACCAGGACAGTCACCGCATACGAAAGCGGTCAATGACGAGGAGGTGGAGCAACGAGCAAGGTATGTCCTACGCTGGCTCGCATTGGAAGGAAACTCATGCTGGCTCATCATTTTTGACAACATCGACCAATACTCCCCTACCAGTAGCGCTGCTGGTAATGCATACGATATTGCAGAATTCTTCCCTGCGGCCGATCATGGCTCCATTCTCATTACCTCCAGGCTCCCAAAGTTGACTGAACTAGGGGAATCCTTCCCGGTCATTAAACTGGACTCCGATGATGCAATCAAACTACTCTTGCAATGCAGCCATTTATCAACAAAGAATACTATTAGCCGTCCTGAAAATGATCCAG ATACCCTTGCTCTTGCTAATCGACTAGACGGACTTCCATTGGCAATCGCCATCGCTGGCGCCTTCATGCGTAAAACTGGAGCCAGCATCACTGAGTACTGGAAGTATTACCAAGAATCCTGGTCCGAGTTACAGCTGGAATCAAATCCTGAGCGCCAGTACCCACAGGGAAATATGTTACAAACGTGGATGATCTCATATTGTGAGATACAAAAACGGGACGCAGATGCAGCAAAGCTACTACTTTTATTTGCTCGTTTTGATAATCGAGATATCTGGTATGAATTGATAAATGGCAGCCGCTACAGCCCGAATGTCCCAATCTGGCTGCAAAGGACTATATCAAGCGGACTGGCGTTCAAAGCAAGTGTTAAGACGCTCATTGGGTTTTCTCTCCTCGAGACAAAGGGGCAAGATGAAAGCTACGCCTTGCATCCAGTGGTACAAGACTGGTGCATTTACCTTGCCAGTATAGACAAAGATGTGGATTTTAGGAAGTTCGATGAACTGGCGCTAATATCCGTAGGGTACTCTGTCCCCAGCCCAAGTGCCAGAAATTACGcccagcttcagcagcgGCTTATTCCACACGCGAATTACGTACGGCATAGGGTTTGGTGGGGAGATAATATTGCAGTATGGGAAGCATTTCTGCTTTTGGGGAACGTCTACAGGGATCAGGGGAAGCTGCAAGATGCAGAAGAGATGTACCAGCGAGCACTGGCAGGCTACGAGGCGGCTCTGGGTTCACATCATCCGTCCACTCTTATTGCAGTTAACAATCTTGGGGCTCTCTATTTTGGCCAGGGGAAGCTGCAAGAGGCAGAACAAATGTACCAGCGAGCACTCACAGGCCACGAGCAAGCTCCCGGTCCAGATCATCCGTCCACTCTTGATACAGTCAATAACTTTGCGATTCTCTACTCTGATCAGGGGAAGCtgcaagaagcagaacagaTGTTCCAGCGAGCACTAGCAGGACGCGAGAGGGCCCTCGGTCTAGATCATCCGTCCACTCTTGATACAGTCAACAATCTTGGGATTCTTTGTAGGAATCAAGGAGAAATGCGAAAAGCAGAAGAGCTGTTCCAACGAGCACTGGCAGGCTACGAAAAGGCTCTCGGTCCCGATCATATGTTCACTCTTAAAGCGGTTAATAACCTTGGGGCTCTTTACTCTGGTCAGGGGAAGCTGCAAGAGGCAGAAGAGATGTATCAGCGAGCACTAGCAGGCTACGAGAAGGCTCTCGGTCCAGATCATACGTCCACTCTCCTTACAGTCGACAACCTTGGGGCTCTCTGCTCTGATCAAGGGAAGCTGCAAGAGGCAGAAGAAATGTACCAGCGAGCACTAGCAGGCTACGAACAGGCTCTCGGTCCAGATCATACCTCCACCATTGATACAGTCAACGGT cgctgggcggatcttgaggagaaggactggctagaactcgaagattcatatctcgagttatttgtgaatgcgcagggcaagaaggtctggatggacggcgcgatggcctcaaccaatgaggattttgagtgggag
- a CDS encoding beta-lactamase domain-containing protein (similar to Arthroderma otae CBS 113480 XP_002850774.1): MSLPAKPVDPNNHDFEFAQSGLVATLSNPQILSDLSGDVVWDADAYQFMSEECPPTANELLWRQGQLCSVTAGLYQVTSGIYQVRGLDLANMSIVQIPKTNKIIIVDCLTSVETARAAIELYQVYHNSQFQQNPEIEALLYTHCHVDHFGGAQAIVDIAGPDLQIIGPEGFLEHAVSENVYAGAAMSRRSIYMYGEGLLKSADGQIGCGLGQVPSTGQSSLVAPKQSITSDGVLKPGIEGLEIICQLTPGTENPAEVNFFFRDYNALCMAENATHALHNIQTLRGAPVRDARLWSRYLDESITLFGDMTDVVFSSHHWPTWKSAGENSDATNGKADDSQNLVLTFLSEQRDYYAYLHNETLRQLNNGSTPVEIAEQIKTPPALSARTNPQGYYGSVSHNVKGIYDKYMGWFDGNPANLWRLQPTDEATEYVKCMGGSKLSLTKPRSTRTMETYDLPLLSWINAFLPIPAM; the protein is encoded by the coding sequence ATGTCTCTACCTGCGAAACCTGTCGATCCCAACAATCACGACTTTGAGTTTGCTCagagtggtctggtggcaactTTGAGCAATCCTCAAATCTTGTCGGACTTGAGTGGCGATGTTGTCTGGGATGCTGATGCGTATCAGTTTATGTCGGAAGAGTGTCCTCCCACCGCAAATGAGCTGCTATGGCGACAAGGTCAACTCTGCAGCGTCACAGCAGGCCTTTATCAGGTGACCAGCGGCATCTATCAAGTACGTGGCCTTGACCTCGCCAACATGAGCATTGTCCAGATCCCAAAGACGAACAAGATTATCATCGTCGACTGCTTGACCTCTGTTGAAACAGCTCGAGCAGCCATTGAACTCTACCAAGTCTATCACAACAGTCAGTTCCAGCAAAACCCTGAAATTGAGGCACTACTCTACACCCATTGTCATGTGGACCATTTCGGTGGTGCGCAGGCCATCGTAGATATAGCTGGTCCGGACCTCCAAATCATCGGCCCAGAAGGCTTTCTCGAACATGCCGTCAGTGAGAATGTGTACGCCGGAGCTGCCATGTCTCGAAGATCCATCTACATGTATGGAGAAGGATTGCTCAAGTCTGCAGACGGTCAAATCGGTTGCGGCCTGGGGCAGGTGCCATCAACGGGACAGAGTTCCTTGGTGGCCCCGAAACAGAGCATCACAAGTGATGGCGTTCTCAAGCCTGGGATTGAAGGGCTAGAGATCATTTGCCAACTGACCCCCGGGACAGAGAACCCTGCCGAAGTAAACTTTTTCTTTCGAGACTATAACGCTCTCTGCATGGCTGAAAATGCAACACACGCCCTGCACAATATCCAAACGCTACGCGGAGCGCCAGTTCGCGACGCGAGACTTTGGTCTCGATACCTCGATGAGTCCATCACTCTTTTCGGAGACATGACCGATGTGGTATTCTCCAGCCACCATTGGCCAACCTGGAAGTCTGCAGGCGAGAACAGTGATGCTACAAATGGCAAAGCTGACGACTCGCAgaacttggtcttgacctTCTTGTCAGAGCAGCGTGACTACTACGCGTACCTTCACAATGAAACACTACGTCAACTGAACAATGGTAGCACTCCTGTGGAAATTGCCGAGCAGATTAAGACGCCGCCTGCTCTGAGCGCGCGAACGAACCCGCAGGGTTACTATGGTTCAGTCAGTCACAACGTCAAAGGAATTTATGACAAGTATATGGGCTGGTTTGACGGCAACCCTGCGAACTTATGGAGACTCCAGCCTACCGATGAAGCAACTGAGTACGTCAAATGCATGGGCGGCAGCAAGCTGTCCttgacaaagccaaggagtACCAGAACAATGGAAACCTACGATTTGCCGCTACTCTCTTGGATAAATGCATTTTTGCCGATCCCAGCAATGTGA